In the genome of Ralstonia pickettii DTP0602, one region contains:
- a CDS encoding endonuclease DDE (K15608: PAX2; paired box protein 2), which produces MNSASPMPYCDTAWRERVRVAPEIMLTDEERTKLTRLVRSKLTSVRLAQRARIVLLAANGLQNKDIAEQLGVGRVQVSRWRERYAQSGLAGIERDLPRGAPPVKVDTARLVELTTQTKPVAATHWSTRKMAAELGVSASTVMRHWHAHGLKPHIVRGFKVSRDPRFVEKLEDIVGLYMSPPEHALVLCCDEKSQVQALDRTQPGLPLKKGRAATMTHDYKRNGTTTLFAALNVLDGQVIAQCQQRHRHTEWLKFLRKIDRETPKDKTLHLIADNYATHKHPAVQDWLAKHPRFNMHFTPTSASWLNMVERFFRDITTERLRRGVFTSVPELVDAINEYIAHHNTNPKPFIWTKSARDILQKVIRANRRLSSKQNGTLH; this is translated from the coding sequence ATGAATTCGGCGTCTCCAATGCCCTACTGCGATACAGCGTGGAGAGAGCGAGTGCGAGTTGCCCCCGAGATCATGTTGACCGACGAGGAGCGAACCAAGTTGACGAGGCTGGTTCGGTCGAAGCTCACGAGCGTGAGGCTGGCGCAGCGCGCGCGCATTGTGCTGCTGGCCGCCAACGGATTGCAGAACAAGGACATCGCCGAGCAGTTGGGAGTCGGACGCGTGCAGGTCTCGCGTTGGCGTGAGCGGTATGCGCAATCGGGGCTGGCCGGTATCGAACGCGACTTGCCGCGCGGTGCGCCGCCGGTGAAGGTGGACACGGCGCGGCTGGTGGAGCTGACCACTCAAACGAAGCCCGTGGCGGCCACGCACTGGAGCACGCGCAAGATGGCCGCCGAGTTGGGCGTGAGCGCCAGCACCGTCATGCGCCATTGGCACGCCCACGGGTTGAAGCCGCACATCGTGCGCGGCTTCAAGGTCTCGCGCGATCCGCGGTTCGTCGAGAAGCTTGAAGACATCGTTGGCCTCTACATGTCGCCACCCGAGCACGCGCTGGTGCTGTGCTGCGATGAGAAGAGCCAGGTGCAGGCGCTGGATCGCACGCAGCCCGGCTTGCCGTTGAAGAAGGGACGTGCGGCCACCATGACGCACGACTACAAGCGCAACGGCACGACCACGCTGTTTGCCGCGCTCAACGTGCTCGATGGCCAGGTCATCGCCCAGTGCCAGCAGCGCCACCGCCATACCGAGTGGCTGAAGTTCCTGCGCAAGATCGACCGCGAGACGCCCAAGGACAAAACGCTGCATCTGATCGCCGACAACTACGCCACCCACAAGCATCCTGCGGTGCAAGACTGGCTGGCCAAGCATCCGCGCTTCAACATGCACTTCACGCCCACCTCGGCGTCATGGCTGAACATGGTCGAGCGGTTCTTTCGCGACATCACGACCGAGCGACTTCGCCGCGGCGTATTCACCAGCGTGCCGGAACTGGTCGACGCCATCAACGAGTACATCGCTCACCACAACACCAACCCCAAGCCGTTCATCTGGACCAAGAGCGCTCGCGACATCCTACAGAAGGTCATTCGCGCCAACCGCCGCTTAAGTTCCAAACAGAATGGAACATTGCACTAG
- a CDS encoding ABC transporter ATP-binding protein (K07114: yfbK; Ca-activated chloride channel homolog), which produces MQFLWPQMLWLLLSLPLLAAAYLYLIARRKKIALLYASLALPRAALGRNQRLRRHIPPLLFLLALGAALLACARPTATITLPSDTITLVLAMDTSRSMEGTDVAPTRISAAQQAARDLIVGLPASVRLGIVSFAATATVVLPPTDNRQDMLDAIDRFQLQRGTATGSGLIQALAVLFPDDGIDLEAILFSGESLAPGPGGRSLTEAAAADAVRKREQERPAAQPGSYRHGAVILLSDGRRTTGPDPLDAARMAAQRGVRVYTVGFGTPQDAGAAVSSLSYYMQLDETALRAVATLTDGEYFQAGSAADLTQVYRKLSARFALERREIEISALLAAASVLLLVAACGLSLLWFRR; this is translated from the coding sequence ATGCAGTTTCTCTGGCCGCAAATGCTCTGGCTGCTGCTCTCGCTCCCCCTGCTGGCAGCCGCTTACCTGTACCTGATTGCGCGGCGCAAGAAAATCGCCCTGTTGTATGCCAGTCTTGCGCTGCCGCGCGCCGCGCTGGGTCGCAACCAACGACTGCGTCGTCACATCCCGCCGTTGCTCTTCCTGCTCGCGCTGGGCGCGGCCCTGCTGGCTTGCGCCCGTCCTACCGCGACCATCACGCTGCCGTCCGACACCATCACCCTGGTACTGGCCATGGATACCTCCCGCAGCATGGAGGGGACCGACGTCGCGCCCACCCGGATCAGCGCCGCCCAGCAGGCTGCGCGGGATCTCATCGTCGGGCTGCCGGCCAGCGTGCGCCTGGGCATTGTCTCTTTTGCCGCCACGGCGACCGTGGTGCTGCCCCCCACCGACAACCGGCAGGACATGCTCGACGCGATCGATCGCTTCCAGCTCCAGCGCGGCACGGCGACCGGCAGCGGACTGATCCAGGCGCTGGCGGTGTTGTTCCCCGACGATGGCATCGACCTGGAAGCGATCCTCTTCAGCGGCGAGTCGCTCGCACCCGGGCCCGGCGGCAGATCGCTGACAGAGGCCGCCGCGGCGGACGCCGTCCGCAAGCGCGAGCAGGAGCGGCCGGCGGCGCAGCCCGGCTCTTACCGGCACGGTGCGGTGATCCTGCTCAGCGATGGTCGCCGCACCACCGGCCCCGACCCTCTGGACGCCGCGCGTATGGCCGCCCAGCGCGGCGTGCGCGTCTATACCGTGGGCTTCGGTACGCCGCAGGACGCGGGTGCGGCAGTGTCGAGCCTGTCTTACTACATGCAGCTGGATGAAACCGCCTTGCGCGCGGTCGCGACGCTCACTGACGGCGAGTACTTCCAGGCTGGCTCGGCCGCGGACCTGACGCAGGTGTATCGCAAGCTGAGTGCCCGCTTCGCGCTCGAGCGCAGGGAAATCGAGATCAGTGCCTTGCTGGCGGCGGCCTCGGTCCTGCTGCTGGTGGCGGCGTGCGGGCTGTCGCTGCTGTGGTTCCGGAGGTGA
- a CDS encoding ABC transporter substrate-binding protein yields the protein MSFSRVVRGLALAAGLLSSVAQAQYPDKPIRFIVPFPPGGAVDVLGRVSAKLISDATHQSVVVDNVAGAGGAIGSKIAAQANPDGYTLLMGSTSSLSINPLYQKVGYDPVKDFTPIALVASVPHVLVVDPALPVNTLQEFIAYAKARPGKLNFASSGPGTPHHVAGEMLNQLAGVNLVHVPYKGTAPALVDVMSGQVSVMSVEILAAAPQVLAGKVRAIGIAADQRSPLLPNVPTTGEAGLKGFEVTSWYGVVAPAGIPATVAKRLSAAVSQGLTSPEAVEKLKTLGARPVGGTPDQFHTFLQSENQKWGKVMTASNISNK from the coding sequence ATGTCCTTCAGTCGTGTCGTCCGCGGTCTGGCGTTGGCCGCCGGGCTGCTGTCCTCGGTTGCTCAAGCCCAATATCCAGACAAGCCGATACGCTTTATCGTGCCGTTCCCACCGGGAGGTGCGGTCGATGTCCTCGGTCGTGTGTCCGCCAAGTTGATCAGTGACGCGACCCATCAGTCCGTGGTGGTGGATAACGTTGCCGGCGCGGGCGGCGCCATTGGTTCCAAGATCGCCGCACAAGCAAATCCGGACGGATACACCTTGCTGATGGGCTCCACAAGTTCGTTGTCCATCAATCCGCTCTATCAGAAGGTGGGCTACGACCCGGTGAAGGACTTCACGCCGATTGCGTTGGTCGCCTCGGTGCCGCATGTGCTGGTCGTCGATCCGGCACTGCCAGTGAACACCCTTCAGGAGTTCATCGCATATGCCAAGGCGAGGCCCGGCAAGCTGAACTTCGCTTCGTCAGGCCCTGGCACGCCTCATCATGTAGCAGGCGAGATGCTCAACCAGCTCGCAGGGGTCAATCTGGTACACGTTCCTTACAAGGGTACGGCGCCAGCATTGGTGGACGTGATGAGCGGTCAAGTGTCGGTGATGTCCGTCGAGATCCTGGCCGCAGCTCCCCAAGTGCTGGCGGGGAAGGTGCGAGCTATTGGCATCGCCGCCGACCAACGCAGTCCACTACTACCTAACGTACCAACGACGGGCGAAGCGGGCCTGAAGGGATTCGAGGTGACTTCGTGGTACGGCGTTGTGGCACCGGCTGGCATTCCGGCGACTGTGGCTAAAAGGCTGTCGGCAGCAGTGTCGCAAGGCCTGACGTCCCCGGAGGCAGTCGAAAAGCTGAAGACGCTTGGGGCCAGGCCAGTGGGTGGTACGCCAGACCAGTTCCATACATTCCTGCAAAGTGAAAATCAGAAGTGGGGCAAGGTCATGACCGCTTCCAACATTTCGAACAAGTAG
- a CDS encoding ferredoxin, whose product MSQATDELRLVKVAAKHEVATDIVQFDLCAADGRPLPPFAAGAHIDVHTPSGLVRQYSLCGLPGNTERYKIAVKHERGGRGGSASLHGNVEVGSALGISAPRNHFPLADDAAHTIFVAGGIGITPILAMISSLELAGKSWELHYCARSERHAAYHAELMERHPDSVTEYFSETPTFPVQEVVSKMAASRANVHLYCCGPAGLMHAVEAATPETIASRVHFEWFAAPQGAGTPNEPFEIQLASNGKVFPVSAEETALEVLRAHGIDIPSSCEEGVCGTCEVRVLSGCIEHRDVLLSEAERQSNKCMMTCVSRGQRERIVLDL is encoded by the coding sequence ATGAGTCAGGCTACCGACGAGCTTCGCCTGGTCAAGGTCGCGGCGAAGCACGAGGTCGCGACCGACATTGTGCAGTTCGACCTATGTGCTGCGGACGGTCGGCCCCTGCCGCCGTTTGCCGCCGGCGCGCACATCGATGTGCATACGCCGTCTGGTCTCGTGAGACAGTATTCCCTGTGCGGATTGCCAGGCAATACCGAGCGGTACAAGATCGCAGTCAAGCATGAGCGGGGCGGTCGTGGCGGTTCCGCTAGCTTGCACGGCAATGTCGAGGTGGGCAGTGCGTTGGGCATTTCCGCACCACGCAATCATTTCCCGCTTGCCGATGATGCGGCGCACACGATATTCGTGGCGGGCGGCATCGGCATCACGCCCATCCTCGCGATGATCTCGAGCTTAGAGCTGGCCGGAAAGTCCTGGGAACTGCACTACTGTGCGCGATCGGAAAGGCATGCTGCGTACCATGCAGAACTGATGGAGCGCCATCCGGACAGCGTCACCGAGTACTTCAGCGAGACACCCACCTTTCCGGTACAGGAGGTCGTCAGCAAGATGGCGGCATCGCGGGCGAACGTACATCTGTATTGCTGTGGTCCGGCCGGACTGATGCATGCCGTAGAAGCCGCGACGCCTGAGACCATCGCGTCGCGTGTGCATTTCGAATGGTTCGCCGCGCCGCAAGGCGCTGGCACGCCCAATGAACCATTTGAGATCCAACTCGCGTCGAACGGGAAGGTGTTTCCCGTATCCGCGGAGGAGACGGCGCTGGAGGTGCTACGCGCCCATGGCATCGACATCCCGAGCAGTTGTGAGGAGGGGGTATGTGGCACCTGCGAAGTTCGCGTGCTGTCAGGATGCATTGAGCATCGCGACGTGCTCCTCAGTGAGGCAGAACGCCAAAGCAACAAATGCATGATGACTTGCGTGTCCCGCGGCCAGCGCGAGCGCATTGTCCTCGACCTTTAG
- a CDS encoding hypothetical protein (K09762: K09762; hypothetical protein) encodes MMESTTPNEYIPSLRRVGHTVYVGMQLPVSASGEIDIAEQTDQVFRSLVARLEEAGGSMADLTKLHTYYLFEGDGAAITEYWERMTAVRLRHLVNPGPAATALRVQGVGREQALIAVDGIAELSSDKERIMPEHAWDWSIPTPFSQGWRVGEKVYVGGQISADRQGRTIAPGSVVEQTKNTLEYIEHVLRDAQTNWSNVCALKIAYKHGTDPEASRQLGEQILAEVVRRLPAHKPAITIIGVDLLYEGLLLEIDAVASKDIGLPIWPEIESSPQTTTRTSSPGWLSGGELHVGAQANPDAIDLGTQLEGALSQVAAVLRAAGGSVTDLVKLNVFLLPGESADAVQQMLKQFLAPGRTVVSIVQVAGFLLDGQRVQVDGVALLEEGA; translated from the coding sequence ATGATGGAATCCACCACACCAAACGAGTACATTCCCTCGCTGCGCCGCGTCGGTCATACGGTCTATGTAGGTATGCAACTGCCCGTCTCCGCAAGCGGCGAGATCGACATTGCCGAACAGACCGACCAGGTCTTCCGCAGTCTTGTTGCGCGCCTCGAAGAGGCGGGCGGCAGCATGGCGGACCTTACCAAGCTCCATACGTACTACTTGTTTGAGGGAGATGGGGCAGCCATTACTGAGTATTGGGAGCGTATGACGGCAGTGCGCCTGCGGCATCTCGTCAATCCCGGGCCGGCGGCTACTGCGCTGCGTGTCCAAGGGGTAGGGCGAGAACAAGCACTGATCGCAGTCGACGGCATTGCAGAACTCAGCAGCGACAAGGAGCGCATCATGCCTGAGCATGCGTGGGACTGGAGTATTCCGACGCCGTTCTCACAGGGCTGGCGCGTGGGCGAAAAGGTGTACGTCGGCGGTCAGATATCGGCGGACCGGCAGGGCCGTACGATCGCCCCGGGCAGTGTGGTCGAGCAAACGAAGAACACGCTCGAATACATCGAGCATGTTTTGCGCGACGCGCAGACGAACTGGTCCAATGTGTGCGCATTGAAAATAGCGTACAAGCATGGGACTGACCCCGAGGCATCCCGGCAGCTCGGCGAGCAGATACTTGCGGAAGTCGTGCGTCGCCTCCCGGCACATAAGCCCGCTATCACGATCATCGGTGTCGACCTGTTATACGAAGGTCTGCTGCTTGAGATTGACGCGGTTGCGTCCAAGGACATCGGTCTGCCGATCTGGCCAGAGATCGAATCTTCGCCGCAGACGACTACCCGGACCTCCTCACCCGGATGGCTCAGCGGTGGCGAGTTGCACGTTGGCGCTCAGGCAAATCCGGATGCCATTGATCTGGGGACGCAGCTCGAGGGGGCGCTGTCACAGGTCGCGGCAGTGCTGCGAGCGGCAGGTGGTTCCGTTACGGATCTTGTCAAGCTCAACGTGTTCCTGTTGCCGGGCGAATCTGCCGACGCGGTCCAGCAGATGCTCAAGCAATTCCTTGCGCCGGGCCGTACCGTAGTCAGCATCGTCCAGGTCGCCGGCTTCCTGCTTGACGGCCAGCGTGTGCAGGTTGATGGTGTGGCCTTACTGGAGGAGGGGGCATGA
- a CDS encoding hypothetical protein (K01439: dapE; succinyl-diaminopimelate desuccinylase [EC:3.5.1.18]), whose amino-acid sequence MIDAVSLTQELVRIPSVNPPGDEERCARYLAGLLADAGFSVELDVFGPQRFNLVAALHGKGDGKPLGFTGHLDTVPLGAARWARDPFSAEIIDGKLFGRGSSDMKAGIAAFVVACWQAREALREGNGVRLLLTGGEETGCDGARALAANGKAGQPLSLLIVGEPTANYPCIGHKGALWLEGVALGKTAHGSMPEKGENAIYKATRAIETLREMRLEDHHPLMGRATLNVGTFHAGLNINSVPDRATFTVDLRTVPGMEHDCLCRKLRSLLGNGIAVDPLVDVPPLHSEAGDPAIAAVFGICAQYHDAPLFPRTVPFFTDGSTLRPLTGDPPTVILGPGEPAMAHQTDEYCHTARIDQAVGIYQSIIEARC is encoded by the coding sequence ATGATCGATGCTGTCAGCCTTACCCAGGAACTGGTTAGGATTCCGTCAGTCAATCCGCCTGGCGACGAAGAGCGCTGCGCACGCTATCTTGCAGGGTTGCTGGCCGACGCCGGCTTTAGTGTGGAACTGGATGTCTTCGGTCCGCAACGATTCAACCTGGTAGCAGCGCTGCACGGCAAAGGCGACGGCAAGCCGCTCGGGTTCACCGGGCACCTCGACACCGTGCCCCTCGGTGCGGCGCGGTGGGCGCGCGACCCCTTTAGCGCCGAGATCATTGATGGCAAGCTGTTCGGCCGCGGCAGCAGCGACATGAAGGCCGGCATTGCCGCGTTCGTCGTTGCGTGCTGGCAGGCGCGCGAAGCGCTTCGCGAAGGTAACGGTGTGCGCCTGCTACTGACCGGCGGGGAAGAAACTGGATGTGATGGTGCGCGTGCGCTCGCCGCCAATGGAAAGGCTGGGCAGCCGCTCTCTCTCCTCATCGTTGGCGAGCCTACGGCCAACTACCCGTGCATCGGACACAAAGGCGCCCTTTGGCTTGAGGGCGTTGCGCTCGGAAAGACCGCACACGGTTCGATGCCAGAAAAGGGCGAAAATGCGATCTACAAGGCCACGCGAGCCATCGAGACATTGCGCGAGATGCGGTTGGAAGACCATCATCCGCTCATGGGCCGGGCAACGCTGAACGTTGGTACGTTCCACGCCGGCCTTAACATCAACTCCGTTCCGGACCGGGCGACGTTCACCGTCGACCTGCGGACTGTACCCGGTATGGAGCACGATTGCCTGTGCAGAAAACTCAGAAGCCTGTTGGGTAACGGCATAGCGGTTGATCCGCTTGTCGACGTGCCACCCCTGCATTCTGAAGCCGGGGATCCGGCCATTGCTGCAGTGTTCGGCATCTGCGCGCAGTATCACGATGCACCGCTATTCCCGCGTACCGTTCCTTTCTTCACAGATGGCAGCACGCTACGTCCACTTACAGGTGACCCTCCGACCGTAATTCTTGGGCCAGGCGAGCCGGCAATGGCGCATCAAACCGACGAGTACTGTCATACCGCTCGCATCGACCAAGCGGTCGGCATCTACCAATCAATCATCGAGGCCCGGTGCTGA
- a CDS encoding hypothetical protein (K10660: MARCH5; E3 ubiquitin-protein ligase MARCH5 [EC:6.3.2.19]), with protein sequence MRNHVQRDMRIALTLLTSLFAFGGFLMVYTYAGVVLEPVTRGDERILAGMFLLWGVAATVGNLLSGRLVDRFESRNIINAMQWVAIINFCALPWTDAHASSAVIALAIWGICGWGLIVPQQHRLVQLSPHVAPLLLALNNTALHRTCLLGRAWRCSAPVDRRAVSESHRGRVDCDGFRSRRGRTSLHGAAAYAASRDGQPRDRACLIRRRRLALKRRYNQRLWRALAVRAHAQRALLFDVDNAI encoded by the coding sequence GTGCGCAATCACGTCCAGCGAGACATGCGGATCGCGCTTACCTTGCTAACTTCGTTATTCGCGTTCGGCGGGTTCCTGATGGTCTACACGTATGCGGGCGTGGTGCTGGAGCCCGTGACGCGCGGCGACGAACGCATTCTCGCGGGGATGTTCCTGTTGTGGGGCGTCGCCGCGACGGTCGGGAACCTGCTGTCCGGCCGCCTCGTGGACCGGTTCGAGAGCCGCAACATTATCAATGCGATGCAATGGGTCGCCATCATCAATTTCTGTGCGCTGCCGTGGACCGATGCGCATGCGTCCAGCGCTGTCATCGCGCTGGCCATCTGGGGGATATGCGGATGGGGGCTCATCGTTCCGCAACAGCACCGACTCGTGCAACTGTCGCCGCATGTGGCGCCGCTGCTGCTCGCCCTGAACAATACGGCCCTACATCGGACTTGCCTGCTCGGGCGTGCTTGGCGGTGTAGTGCTCCGGTCGACAGGCGGGCAGTATCTGAGTCTCATCGCGGCCGCGTTGATTGCGATGGCTTTCGTTCTCGTCGCGGCCGCACATCGTTGCATGGAGCGGCCGCGTATGCAGCATCGCGCGACGGCCAGCCGCGAGACCGCGCCTGTCTGATTCGTCGACGCCGCCTCGCTCTCAAGCGCCGTTACAACCAACGCTTATGGCGCGCGTTGGCGGTTCGCGCTCACGCCCAGCGGGCCCTGCTGTTCGACGTGGACAATGCCATTTAG
- a CDS encoding hypothetical protein (K03088: SIG3.2, rpoE; RNA polymerase sigma-70 factor, ECF subfamily) has translation MIRNGSDISNMDTNRNARPPMPSAVDTHTDADLVASARAGAASAFEVIMRRNNRLLFRTARGLVPDDAEAQDVVQETYLRAFTSLDSFRCEAALSTWLARIAINVALTAQRKRGRLVQLQVRAEEEDLPGEPSQENVMSFRTSEDESPEAMAERGQVRELLQAAVEKLPAIYRCVFILRAVEDMSVEETAYCLGVGGDVVKTRFLRARTMLRESLAEEVKPYLKSTFSFAGPRCDAVVNHVLTALRVRGLLRPH, from the coding sequence ATGATCAGGAACGGGAGCGACATCTCCAATATGGACACAAACCGGAATGCCAGACCGCCCATGCCGTCTGCCGTCGATACCCACACGGATGCTGACCTGGTCGCCAGCGCCCGTGCCGGCGCCGCGTCCGCTTTCGAGGTCATCATGCGGCGTAACAACCGCCTGTTGTTCCGGACTGCGCGGGGCTTGGTCCCGGACGATGCCGAAGCCCAGGATGTGGTGCAGGAAACCTACTTGCGCGCCTTTACCAGCCTGGATTCGTTTCGCTGCGAGGCGGCGCTGAGCACCTGGCTGGCGCGCATTGCCATCAATGTCGCCCTGACAGCGCAGCGCAAGCGAGGCCGGCTCGTCCAGTTGCAAGTCCGGGCTGAGGAAGAAGACCTTCCCGGCGAACCTTCGCAGGAGAACGTGATGTCCTTCCGCACTTCTGAAGACGAATCACCTGAAGCCATGGCCGAACGCGGTCAGGTGCGGGAGCTCTTGCAGGCTGCGGTCGAAAAGTTGCCGGCTATCTACCGGTGCGTTTTCATTCTTCGGGCCGTCGAAGACATGAGCGTAGAGGAAACGGCTTATTGCCTTGGCGTAGGCGGTGACGTGGTCAAGACGCGCTTCCTCCGGGCCCGCACAATGCTGCGCGAATCCTTGGCTGAAGAGGTAAAGCCTTATCTAAAAAGCACATTCAGCTTTGCGGGCCCACGCTGCGACGCGGTGGTCAATCACGTGCTCACCGCCCTTCGCGTGCGCGGACTGCTCCGTCCGCATTGA
- a CDS encoding membrane protein (K08995: K08995; putative membrane protein): protein MKIANLLLSSAFLFAGQVAVAQDAAPNDAQIASIVVTANQVDIDAGKLAQSKGSNKDVKAFGKQMVTDHTGVNKSASALVKKLKVTPEDNPTSQSLKSGGEKNVQKLKGLKGAEFDSAYIDNEVKYHQAVLDAMDKTLIPSAKNEELKALLVKVRPAFVAHLEHAKQIQTALAQK from the coding sequence ATGAAAATCGCGAACCTCCTACTATCCAGCGCTTTCCTCTTCGCGGGGCAGGTAGCAGTGGCCCAAGACGCCGCCCCCAACGACGCCCAGATTGCCTCCATTGTGGTAACTGCGAATCAGGTCGATATCGATGCAGGCAAGCTCGCCCAATCCAAGGGCTCCAACAAGGACGTCAAGGCATTCGGCAAACAGATGGTTACAGACCATACCGGTGTCAACAAATCGGCCAGCGCCCTTGTCAAGAAACTGAAAGTGACGCCCGAGGACAACCCGACCAGTCAAAGCCTCAAATCGGGCGGTGAGAAAAATGTCCAGAAACTGAAAGGCCTCAAGGGAGCGGAGTTCGATAGCGCCTACATCGACAACGAGGTCAAGTATCACCAGGCCGTACTCGATGCCATGGATAAAACGTTGATTCCCAGCGCCAAGAACGAAGAGCTGAAGGCACTGCTGGTCAAGGTGCGGCCGGCCTTCGTCGCACACCTGGAGCATGCCAAGCAGATCCAGACAGCCCTTGCCCAGAAGTAA
- a CDS encoding DNA-binding protein (K03746: hns; DNA-binding protein H-NS), whose translation MATYQELMARKQALEVQIEEARANEVASVIEQIRGLMTQYGLSPEDIAPRRRRGRPAGAASAPVEKEPLPPKYLDPKTGKTWSGRGRAPAWLGKRPERFLIPQE comes from the coding sequence ATGGCGACGTATCAAGAACTGATGGCGCGGAAGCAAGCGTTGGAAGTACAGATCGAAGAGGCCCGCGCGAACGAAGTCGCGAGCGTCATCGAGCAGATTCGCGGCCTGATGACTCAGTATGGTCTGTCTCCGGAAGACATCGCGCCGCGCCGCCGTCGGGGCCGCCCCGCCGGTGCCGCATCCGCCCCCGTGGAAAAGGAGCCGCTGCCACCAAAGTATCTGGATCCCAAGACCGGAAAAACGTGGTCGGGACGCGGCCGCGCGCCGGCTTGGCTGGGCAAGCGGCCCGAGCGCTTCCTCATTCCGCAGGAATAA
- a CDS encoding membrane protein codes for MDNNMRNLKGFYILLFTVSVAFVWILLPFFSAIFWGTILAVIFQPLQRKLTVRFGNRPNLAALTTLLFCVLMVILPVGLMAAALAQEAAFAYNQIKTGQWDFALYFRTAVRALPHSVQNWLDQVGLADVAGLQAKLTEGAARISQFMATQAVTIGQNTLQFAIGFGIMLYLVFFLLRDGTILSRRIRVAVPLDDAHARRLLSRFTTVIRATVKGNVAVAAAQGFLGGVAFMMLGINGVLLWGTLMAFLSLLPAIGAALVWGPVAVYFLLAGPFWKGIVLLIFGTLVIGVVDNVVRPILVGKDTKLPDWVVLISTVGGMSVFGINGFVIGPLIAALFISCWDIAVLEDRDDTTTTERPAPITDEVSRVPGQHRSDL; via the coding sequence ATGGACAACAATATGCGTAACTTGAAAGGCTTCTACATTCTGCTGTTCACGGTCTCGGTTGCGTTCGTCTGGATCCTGCTTCCTTTCTTCAGTGCGATTTTTTGGGGTACGATTCTTGCGGTCATCTTCCAGCCGCTGCAGCGCAAGTTGACGGTCAGGTTCGGCAACCGGCCGAATCTTGCGGCGCTGACGACCCTCTTGTTCTGCGTTCTGATGGTCATTCTTCCGGTAGGTTTGATGGCTGCCGCGCTCGCACAGGAAGCTGCGTTCGCCTACAACCAGATCAAGACCGGCCAATGGGATTTCGCTCTGTATTTCCGGACGGCTGTGCGGGCTCTCCCACACTCGGTGCAGAACTGGCTCGACCAGGTCGGGTTAGCAGACGTGGCGGGATTGCAGGCGAAACTAACCGAAGGCGCAGCCCGAATCAGCCAGTTCATGGCGACACAGGCGGTTACGATTGGCCAGAACACGCTTCAGTTTGCCATCGGCTTCGGCATCATGCTGTATCTGGTCTTTTTTCTGCTGCGCGACGGCACCATACTCTCTCGCCGCATTCGCGTGGCGGTACCACTTGATGATGCGCACGCTCGCAGGTTGCTCAGCCGGTTCACCACCGTGATCCGCGCCACGGTCAAAGGTAACGTCGCGGTGGCCGCCGCCCAAGGGTTCCTCGGTGGCGTGGCGTTCATGATGCTAGGAATCAATGGGGTTTTGCTTTGGGGCACGCTGATGGCGTTCCTCTCGCTTTTGCCCGCCATCGGTGCTGCGCTCGTGTGGGGGCCAGTCGCCGTCTATTTTCTGCTGGCAGGCCCCTTCTGGAAGGGGATTGTGCTGCTTATCTTCGGCACCTTGGTAATCGGCGTAGTGGATAACGTAGTGCGCCCGATCCTCGTTGGCAAGGACACGAAGTTACCAGACTGGGTCGTGCTGATTTCGACGGTGGGCGGAATGTCCGTCTTTGGCATCAATGGCTTTGTGATTGGCCCCCTCATCGCTGCCCTATTCATATCCTGCTGGGATATTGCAGTGCTTGAGGACCGGGACGACACAACGACTACAGAACGTCCAGCGCCGATAACCGACGAAGTAAGCCGCGTCCCCGGCCAACATCGATCGGATCTGTGA
- a CDS encoding GTP cyclohydrolase (K01497: ribA, RIB1; GTP cyclohydrolase II [EC:3.5.4.25]) — MSQNNSIYKGFKVSAIVRRSSEDALDPGAAQPTFLATATVTQVSAGSGSLRLVPALLPHHAPTPHAAIDLALSSARAVIDSLSTSVRHK, encoded by the coding sequence ATGTCTCAGAATAACTCGATCTATAAGGGCTTCAAGGTGTCGGCAATTGTACGCCGCTCATCCGAAGATGCCCTCGACCCCGGCGCGGCACAGCCAACCTTCCTCGCAACAGCGACCGTTACTCAGGTCAGCGCGGGCAGTGGCTCACTAAGGCTGGTGCCGGCGCTTCTGCCGCATCATGCGCCCACACCCCACGCTGCCATCGACCTTGCACTATCGTCGGCCAGGGCAGTTATCGACAGCTTGTCCACGTCCGTCAGGCACAAATAG